The Rhizobium etli 8C-3 genome has a segment encoding these proteins:
- the nuoD gene encoding NADH dehydrogenase (quinone) subunit D, with the protein MTEVTELSRPEGEALNTREVLLNLGPQHPSTHGVLRLVLELNGEYVERVDPHIGYLHRGTEKLAESFTYTQIFPLTDRLDYLCPPSNNLAFALAVEKLLGIEAPVRAQYIRVLMAELARISGHLLITGALPMDLGAMTALLYAMREREMIMDLLEMITGARMHTSFCRVGGVREDLPDGFLPKIREFCDIFPNRIRDYERLLETNRVFLNRTQGIGIIAAEDAIDLGLSGPNLRASGVDWDIRRDEPYEIYDRLDFNVVTRKEGDCYARWQCRVAEMRESIRIIDQCLDQMPEGPFQIDMPTIAYPVDKERVHCSMEALIQHFDLSAYGFKVPKGEVYSAIEAPKGELGFYIISDGSPKPFRMKVRAPSFVNLQALFGVTNARYLADMIAVLGSLDPVMAEVDK; encoded by the coding sequence ATGACCGAAGTCACCGAACTCAGCAGGCCAGAAGGCGAAGCGCTCAACACCAGGGAAGTGCTTCTCAACCTCGGCCCGCAACACCCCAGCACCCATGGGGTTCTTCGGCTCGTCCTCGAATTGAACGGCGAATACGTCGAGCGCGTGGATCCGCATATTGGCTATCTCCACCGCGGCACCGAAAAACTGGCGGAGAGCTTCACCTATACCCAGATATTCCCGTTGACGGACCGGCTCGACTATCTCTGCCCACCGTCGAATAACCTGGCCTTTGCGCTGGCCGTGGAGAAACTCCTCGGCATAGAAGCCCCGGTACGGGCGCAGTATATTCGCGTGTTGATGGCTGAGCTGGCGCGGATTTCCGGCCATCTCCTGATCACCGGCGCACTGCCGATGGACCTCGGCGCCATGACGGCCTTGCTTTACGCGATGCGCGAGCGCGAAATGATCATGGATCTGCTGGAGATGATCACCGGGGCGCGGATGCATACCTCCTTCTGCCGGGTTGGCGGTGTGCGCGAGGATCTGCCAGACGGGTTCCTCCCCAAGATCCGGGAATTCTGTGACATCTTCCCGAACCGCATTCGCGACTATGAGCGACTGCTCGAGACCAACCGGGTGTTTTTGAACCGCACGCAAGGGATCGGCATAATCGCCGCCGAGGATGCCATCGATCTCGGCCTGAGTGGCCCGAACCTGCGCGCCTCGGGTGTCGATTGGGATATTCGCCGCGACGAGCCGTACGAGATCTACGATCGGCTCGACTTCAATGTCGTTACCCGCAAGGAGGGCGACTGCTATGCGCGCTGGCAATGCCGCGTCGCTGAAATGCGCGAGAGCATCCGGATCATTGACCAATGTCTCGACCAGATGCCCGAGGGACCGTTCCAGATCGACATGCCGACAATCGCCTACCCGGTGGACAAGGAAAGGGTGCACTGCTCGATGGAGGCATTGATCCAGCATTTCGACCTGTCGGCCTACGGCTTCAAGGTGCCGAAGGGCGAAGTCTATTCGGCGATCGAGGCGCCAAAGGGCGAGCTAGGCTTCTACATCATCAGCGACGGATCGCCCAAACCGTTCCGCATGAAGGTGCGGGCACCGTCCTTCGTCAACCTTCAGGCGCTCTTTGGAGTGACCAACGCCCGCTATCTGGCGGACATGATCGCCGTGCTCGGCAGTCTCGACCCGGTGATGGCCGAGGTGGACAAGTAG
- a CDS encoding NADH-quinone oxidoreductase subunit C has protein sequence MSMARPFNRGPIIERFGDAIEDLGSAHGIHVFAVPPETIVEFCRFLKEDPALQFNFLSDICGVDHYPETPRFEAVYHLYSLPNRWRIRIKCWLGDPPKLSSVTGVWRTANWHEREAWDMYGIRFDGHPDLRRIYMWEGFEGFPQRKDFPLRGYKDKLNPFGAEGPPPTPPDLATREIPQGGRSAPER, from the coding sequence ATGAGCATGGCGCGACCTTTCAATCGTGGTCCGATCATCGAGCGTTTCGGGGACGCAATCGAGGACCTAGGCTCTGCGCACGGCATTCACGTCTTTGCTGTTCCTCCCGAGACAATCGTCGAGTTCTGCCGGTTCCTCAAGGAGGATCCAGCGCTGCAATTCAACTTCCTGTCCGACATCTGCGGGGTTGATCACTATCCCGAAACGCCGCGGTTCGAGGCGGTGTACCACCTCTACTCGCTACCCAACCGGTGGCGGATTCGCATCAAGTGCTGGCTTGGCGATCCGCCGAAGCTTTCCTCGGTTACGGGCGTCTGGCGTACGGCCAACTGGCATGAACGCGAAGCTTGGGACATGTACGGGATCAGGTTTGACGGCCATCCTGACCTGCGCCGGATCTACATGTGGGAGGGATTCGAAGGCTTCCCGCAGCGTAAGGACTTTCCGCTGCGTGGATACAAGGATAAGTTGAATCCGTTTGGAGCCGAAGGTCCGCCGCCGACACCGCCAGACCTTGCCACCAGGGAAATTCCGCAAGGGGGCCGTTCCGCGCCGGAGCGTTGA
- a CDS encoding NuoB/complex I 20 kDa subunit family protein translates to MGGVNNAIRDSVLFTTTESVINWSRKSALWPETFGIACCAIEMISAGCARYDLDRFGVVFRPSPRQSDVMIIAGTVTRKFAPVVRRLYDQMPEPRWVIAMGTCAISGGVYNTYAVVQGSETFVPVDVHVPGCPPRPEALMHGFLLLQEKIKRSRALAGTSLERAAVS, encoded by the coding sequence ATGGGAGGAGTAAACAACGCGATCCGCGATAGCGTGCTGTTCACCACGACCGAAAGCGTCATCAATTGGAGCCGGAAATCGGCCCTTTGGCCTGAGACCTTCGGTATTGCCTGCTGTGCCATCGAGATGATCTCAGCGGGTTGCGCGCGCTATGATCTCGACCGGTTCGGCGTGGTGTTCCGCCCTTCACCACGTCAGTCCGATGTGATGATCATCGCCGGCACCGTGACCCGGAAATTCGCGCCCGTGGTGCGTCGGCTCTACGACCAGATGCCGGAACCGCGCTGGGTCATTGCAATGGGCACCTGCGCCATTTCTGGGGGCGTTTACAACACTTACGCCGTGGTGCAGGGATCGGAGACTTTCGTGCCCGTCGACGTACATGTGCCCGGCTGTCCTCCACGGCCAGAGGCGTTGATGCACGGCTTCCTCCTGCTTCAAGAGAAGATCAAGAGGTCCCGCGCGCTGGCCGGAACGTCTTTGGAACGGGCTGCAGTGTCATGA
- a CDS encoding NADH-quinone oxidoreductase subunit A — MSGMEFLPVLFMAAGIVLVAMTTLFVSSLLRPSNPYPAKNMPYECGMDPSGEAAGGRFRVPFFILAILLVVFDVEAMFLFPWAVVLKEIGFIGYVEMFVFMLLLIVGFAYAWLKGALEWEE, encoded by the coding sequence ATGTCTGGAATGGAATTCCTGCCGGTTCTTTTCATGGCCGCCGGAATTGTTCTGGTGGCGATGACGACGCTTTTCGTTTCCTCGCTGCTGCGCCCCTCCAATCCCTATCCCGCAAAGAACATGCCCTACGAATGCGGCATGGACCCGTCGGGCGAGGCCGCCGGGGGCCGCTTCAGAGTGCCGTTCTTTATTCTTGCGATATTGCTGGTGGTCTTCGATGTCGAGGCAATGTTCCTCTTTCCCTGGGCCGTCGTTCTCAAAGAGATCGGATTCATCGGTTATGTCGAGATGTTCGTCTTCATGTTGCTGCTTATCGTGGGTTTCGCCTACGCTTGGCTGAAGGGAGCGTTGGAATGGGAGGAGTAA
- a CDS encoding NADH-quinone oxidoreductase subunit N — translation MTATALFQSALASLPEIVVITGACILLILGQLVGKGQGHVFVWASVAVVLMAALGTLMLASEVRPAYTGMFVADGFSVFFKFVFYIATVLTFFLSRKYADIEGIESSEYYVLLLFALSGMMIMASATDLLSLYVGLELMVLCTYVLTGFLRREPRSNEAALKYVILGAVSTAIFLYGVSLIYGLTGTTQLDGMAAAVTGDPLDPGLLLAVVFIVAGLVFKVGAVPFHMWVPDVYEGAPTTITAFMSVGPKAAGFAVILRVFLNPLVAASDAWLVVAVIAVVTMALGSFVALVQDNFKRLLAYSSIAHAGFAIFGVVAGSADGTASVMLYLLIYSMMNLGIFGIVIMMRNGDFSGEIIEDYAGFARSHPGLALLMLLYLFSLAGIPPTAGFFAKFYVLVALIERGFVMLAVIAVLLSAVAAYFYIRIVMVIYMREPQRAFDPALTPLVRATLAFTALGTLGIGLFPERFLRLAQGAVFGG, via the coding sequence ATGACCGCCACCGCGCTTTTCCAGTCGGCTTTAGCGAGCCTTCCCGAGATCGTGGTGATCACCGGCGCGTGCATCCTGCTGATCCTTGGCCAGCTTGTGGGCAAGGGGCAGGGACATGTCTTTGTCTGGGCTTCCGTCGCCGTCGTGCTGATGGCAGCCTTGGGGACACTCATGCTGGCGAGCGAGGTTCGGCCTGCCTACACGGGCATGTTCGTCGCCGACGGCTTTTCGGTCTTTTTCAAGTTCGTTTTCTACATAGCGACTGTTTTGACATTCTTCCTGTCGCGAAAATATGCCGACATTGAGGGCATTGAAAGTAGCGAATACTATGTCCTGCTGCTCTTTGCCCTTTCGGGAATGATGATCATGGCCTCGGCGACCGATCTCCTGTCGCTTTATGTGGGGCTCGAGCTGATGGTGCTCTGCACCTATGTGCTGACCGGCTTCTTGCGGCGAGAGCCGCGTTCGAACGAAGCGGCGCTGAAATATGTGATCCTTGGCGCGGTCTCAACCGCGATCTTCCTCTATGGCGTCTCGCTGATTTACGGGCTCACCGGCACGACGCAACTGGACGGCATGGCGGCTGCGGTGACGGGCGATCCGCTCGATCCCGGATTACTGCTGGCGGTGGTCTTCATCGTCGCTGGGTTGGTTTTCAAGGTCGGCGCGGTGCCATTCCATATGTGGGTGCCGGACGTCTACGAGGGCGCGCCCACGACGATCACGGCGTTCATGTCTGTGGGGCCGAAGGCTGCGGGGTTCGCGGTGATCTTGCGGGTGTTCCTCAACCCGCTGGTTGCAGCCTCGGACGCCTGGCTCGTTGTCGCAGTCATTGCGGTGGTGACGATGGCACTCGGCAGCTTCGTGGCGCTGGTGCAGGACAATTTCAAGCGCCTCCTGGCCTATTCCAGCATCGCCCATGCCGGCTTCGCCATTTTTGGCGTGGTGGCCGGCAGTGCGGACGGGACCGCCAGCGTGATGCTCTACCTCCTGATCTATTCCATGATGAACCTTGGCATTTTCGGCATCGTCATCATGATGCGGAACGGCGATTTCTCGGGCGAGATTATCGAAGACTACGCAGGCTTTGCCAGGTCGCATCCCGGGCTGGCGCTTCTGATGCTGCTTTATCTGTTCTCGCTGGCCGGCATCCCGCCAACAGCCGGGTTCTTCGCCAAGTTCTACGTGCTGGTCGCCTTGATCGAGCGGGGCTTCGTCATGCTGGCGGTGATCGCAGTGCTGCTCAGCGCCGTCGCGGCCTACTTCTACATCCGCATCGTCATGGTCATCTACATGCGCGAGCCACAAAGGGCGTTTGACCCGGCTCTGACGCCCCTGGTTCGAGCGACGCTCGCCTTCACAGCCTTAGGGACTCTCGGGATCGGCCTATTTCCGGAACGCTTCCTGAGGCTTGCTCAAGGTGCAGTGTTTGGAGGCTGA